TGAAAGAAGCCGCCGCCCACGACTTGCGGCACAAGGCGATTGAGGTTGGAATGAAGCCGCTTCAATCTGACGCGCTCTCAAAGGTTTTGTTGGGGATTACGACCTTGGACGAGGTTGTTCGAGTGATTTACGCATAAGTAGTTTTACGAGTCAGTGTGGAACAAGGATAGAAGACATGGCAGACGATTTTAATTGGAAACAGTTCTTGACTGAAGAGCGAGACATTACACCCTTGCAACAGGAAGGAGCAATTTTTCACCCGATCACGGGTGAGCCTGTTATGCCGGTGGCTCAGCAGACGCCAACCGTTTCACAAGACGTCCATACGACCGACGTTAACGTTCCTAAGTTCACGATCGAAGCCGAGTCGCAAGTCGCCGGATATTCCACACATGAACTCAAGAGCCCGGTAGACCACCATATTGACGATGTTCTGCGCATGGCCATGGAGCGAAAAGCTTCGGATATTCATATCACGGTCGGTCTGCCACCCATGATCCGTCTGGATGGAGAAATCCAGCCTCTGCCATTTCACCCCTTAACACCTCGCGATGCTCGGCGGTTGATTTATGATGTGTTAACCAACGAACAGCTGGAGCGATTTGAGACCACCCACGAGCTGGACTTCGGTTACTCGGTCAAGGACCTTGCTCGGTTCCGATTTAACGTCTATATGCAGCGAGGCTCGGTTGCCGGGGCTCTCCGCGCGATTCCCACAAAGATTCCGGCTTTTGAGACCTTGGGTCTACCGCAGACGATTCGGGAGATGTGCAAGCGAACATCTGGGTTGATTTTGGTGACCGGTCCTACTGGCTCCGGAAAGACAACCACGATTGCCTCGATGATCGACGATCTCAACGAGCACTTTCCTGGTCACATTCTGACCATCGAAGACCCAGTTGAATATATCCATAAGCACAAGCGGTGCATGGTCAACCAGCGCGAGCTGCACCACGATACTTATACTTTGCATGACGCGCTTCGTGCGGTTCTTCGCGAAGATCCCGACATCGTCCTTGTTGGTGAGCTTCGTGACCTCGAGACGATTGAGGCGGCACTGACTCTGTCTGAAACTGGTCACTTGGTCTTCGGAACGCTGCACACCCGAAACGCACCGGCCACCGTTGACCGAATTATTGACGTCTTTCCTTCAGACCAACAAGATCAGATTCGCGTCTTGCTCGGTAATACGCTCGAAGGTGTTGTCGCTCAGCAGCTCATCCCCAAACTCGGCGGTGGCCGATGCGCAGCCATCGAAATCATGCTCGGAACCCCGGCCATCAAAAACCTCATCCGAGAAGGCAAGACCCACCAGATGTATTCGATTCTCGAAATGTCGGGCGGCGTTGGTATGCAGACCATGGACAAGGCGCTCTGCGACTTGTACCGGGCCGGCTTCGTATCCTTCGACGAGTGCCTGACTCGGGCGATTGATAAAGACAACTTTGCACGACTGGCTAAAGGTCAGGCGGCATAGCCTGTCTCGAGTATCTGTTTTCGTTGGAT
This genomic stretch from Armatimonadota bacterium harbors:
- a CDS encoding type IV pilus twitching motility protein PilT, whose protein sequence is MADDFNWKQFLTEERDITPLQQEGAIFHPITGEPVMPVAQQTPTVSQDVHTTDVNVPKFTIEAESQVAGYSTHELKSPVDHHIDDVLRMAMERKASDIHITVGLPPMIRLDGEIQPLPFHPLTPRDARRLIYDVLTNEQLERFETTHELDFGYSVKDLARFRFNVYMQRGSVAGALRAIPTKIPAFETLGLPQTIREMCKRTSGLILVTGPTGSGKTTTIASMIDDLNEHFPGHILTIEDPVEYIHKHKRCMVNQRELHHDTYTLHDALRAVLREDPDIVLVGELRDLETIEAALTLSETGHLVFGTLHTRNAPATVDRIIDVFPSDQQDQIRVLLGNTLEGVVAQQLIPKLGGGRCAAIEIMLGTPAIKNLIREGKTHQMYSILEMSGGVGMQTMDKALCDLYRAGFVSFDECLTRAIDKDNFARLAKGQAA